Within the Deinobacterium chartae genome, the region GCCCGCGCCCCAGGCGGTCCTTGTGTTGCCGCAGCAGCTCCAGGCGGTCAAGAAACGCCGGTGACTCGAGCAGCCCGAGATCGCTGTCCAGCGCGACCCGCGTGACGCGCGCCTCGAGGGCGATGCGCACGCTCTCGTCCAGCCGCATGCGGGCGCGCGCAGCGCTGCCTTGCAACAGAAACATCAGCCCAATGGACGCTCCCCAACCGAGCGCCCAGCCCAGCGCCCACCCGCCCTGGTCCCGGCTCAGCGCGTCCAAGATCAGCTTGAGGCCCACGCCGGTCAGCACCGAGAGCAGCAGTCCCAGCGGCTCGAGCAGCAGATCCCGAAAAAATGCGGCCCGCGCCGAGGTCAGCGCCAGCTCGAGGGCCAGGCGGAACGCGGCGGCCCCCCGGGCCCAGGCGGCAAACGCCCGAAGCACCCCTCCCGGGCAGCGAACAGCAGGGAAAACAGACATCGCACCTCCTTGGCCCAGACGGGTTTCGCTGCGCCGAACTCGCATCAGGGCGCAACGTCAAAATCGGCTGCCTGCCGACGGGCCATGCGGGCGAACCAGCCGCCCGTGCACAGCAGCGCCTCCCGCGGCCCGTCCTCGAGCAGGCGTCCACGCCCGATCACCAGCACTCGGTCCGCCAGCCGCACCGTGGCGTAGCGGTGCGAGACCAGCACGGTCGTCACGCCCCGGGTCAGCTCGAGAAAGCGCGCGTAAAACTCTGTTTCCGCGCGTACGTCGAGAGCGGCGGTCGGCTCATCGAGGATCAGCAGGCGCGCTCCGCCGCGCACCGCAGCGAGCGCGCGGGCGATGGCGATGCGCTGCCACTGCCCGCCGGACAGCTCGCGGCCTTGTGCGAAACGGCACGACAGCACGGTGTCTAGCCCCGCAGGCAGCGCGCGCACGCTGTCTTCCGCCCCGGCGGCGCGCAACAGTTCCCACAGCGCCGCATCGGACAGCGCATACCCCGGGCAGCCGAGCTGGAGGTTCTCGCGCACGCTCAGCTCCCAGCGCACAAAATCCTGAAACACCACCGCCACCCGCTGCCGCCAGGCCTCGAGCGGCACCCCGGCCAAGTCCACGCCGTCCACCTCGAGGCGGCCCGATCGCGGACGGTACAGTCCGGCGAGCAGCCGCGTCAGCGTGGATTTCCCGGCTCCGTTGGGCCCGACGAGCGCCACCACCTGTCCTGCCTCGAGCCGCAGCGCCGCAATATTGAGCGCGTCCCGCTCCGCTCCGGGATACCGGAAACGCACCGCCTCGAGCCGCAGATCACGCCGCAGCGCAGGTGCAGCCTCCGCGCCATCCGCGTCCTCTTCGCACCCGGATGGCAGCGCGCTCAGGGCGCGGAAGGGAAGCAGCGCCCGGCCCACCTGCAGATCGTTCTCGAGGCCGTCTACCAGGGCCAACATGACGAACGCGCCCTGCAGCAGCGCCGTGAGGCGGCCGATATCCAAGTTCGCGGTCAGCACCGACTCGACCAGCAGCGCCGCGGTCACCCCGAAACCGAGCGCGGCGGTCAGCGCGCTCAGCAGCATGTGCGTCCGGTTGCGGCCACGCCGCTGCCACGCCCGGGCCAGCGCCGCGTTCGCGGCACGACCGAAACGCCCCTGCACCCACCCGCTCAAGCCAAAGACCCGCACTTCGCGGGCCGCTGCGGGCTGCAAGGCCAGGTCACGAAAGTACGCGGCGCGGCGCAGGCCTGTCGAGCCGAGCTCGACGCTCTCCTGGTACAGCCGGATCTCGCGCAGCAGCCACAGCCGCAACGGCAGCAGCGCCGCCAGCACCCACAGCGGCAGCCACAGCGCCCAGGTGGCCAGCAGCACAGCCCCCGACAGCGCTGCCAGGCGGCGCCCGCTCACCGTCACCAGCAGGCTGACCGCGCTGCCAGCGCTCAACCCACCGCTTTCGCCGCGCACGGTCGCCCAGCGGTCCAGGGTGCGCGGGTCCTCGAGGCGGTCCAGGGGCCAAGGCTGCGCGGCGGACCGCAGGAGCCGCGCGCCCACCGCGCGGTCTACCCGCCACGCCAGGGCAGCGAGCAGCGCGCCCGCCACCGCGCCCAGACTGACGTTAGCAATCAGCAGACCCACCACCGCAGCGAGCGGCGCCCCCAGATCCGCCAGGCTCGCGCCCGCGTCCAGGCCCGCAACCAGGCGACCCAGCGCCAGCGCGCTCAGCGCAGGCTGCACCCCCAGCCACACGGTCCAGGCGGCGGCGAACAGCGTCAGCGCGGGGTGGCTGTGCCACAACACCCGCGCGAGCGTGACCGGAGCGCGCCTCACCTCGAGCGCGAACCACGGAACCCGGCGCACCTCAGCTCACCTCGAGCGACCCGGCTCCGCAGCCGGACGGCGGCAGCGACGCTGTTTCGGGCAGCAGCACGTCCAACAGGAAGTTGAAGTTGGCAACCGTTTCCCCACGAGCAGCGGCCTCGAGGCGGTCGAGGTACAGCGCGATACCGGCCGCACCGGTCCCATAGTCATACGACACCCGCAGCAACTGTTCACCGGGGAAGGCCAGCCCGTGCGGACGTTCCAGGGCGAACAGCGACAGCCCGTCGGCCACCTCCTGCGCTGCTGTGAGGTAACCCGGGTCCCCGAGCATCTGATACGCGTCGAGCAGGGTGTTTCCCAGCCCGGCCAGCCCCTGGAACAGGCCGGGAAAGGCCGTGAAGCGCCGGCTCACGTCTCCGAGCAGGGCGCGTGTGGCCGCCTCGAAACGCCGGTCAGCGGTGGCATGCTGGTAACGCAGCAGCGCCGTAGCCACCCCGGCCGAACCGTCTTGCCAGTAGTGGGTCACCACCTGCCGTCCGGGGTCCTCGTCCGGGCGCGGGACGCCAAGAGCGTCTCCCCGCGTGGGTTGCAGGCAGGACACGCAGTACACCAGGGCCCGGCGGGCCGCCTCGAGCAGGTCATCCCGGCCGCTAACCCGCCACAGGTACAGCAAAAACAGGGCGATGCCGCTGGTCCCGTGGGCGTAACCCAGGTTGGGGCGGCCTTCCTCATCGGTCCAGTGCAGGCCCTGCGCGCCGTCGTGCGCGCGCCCCAGCAGCGTCTCTGCAGCGGAGAGGGCGCGCTTCAGCAGCGGGGCACGATCCGTGCAGATGTGCGCGTACAGGTCGGCCAGGCCCTGCCCGGCCAGACCCGCGAACACCCCGGGCAAGGAGGCGCGCAGCGGGTGCGCGGCCGCCTCGTCCAGCAGCCGCAGGCCCACGTCCTCGAGGCCCAGATCGAGCATCACCCAGCCGATTCCGCTCAGGCCGCAGTACAGCCCGGGCGCACAGCGCTCGGGGTGACAGGACGCCTGCAACATCCAGGCGCGCAGCTCCGGCGGCACCTCGCCGTTGATGCGCAGCAGCGCGTGCGCCACACCGGACGCACCGTAAGCGACGCTCAGCGGATGCGTGAAAAACACGCCCGGGTCCGCCGGGAACAGCCGGTCCGGCCTCGAGGGGTCCATGCTGGCCAGCAGCTGCGACACGATGCGCTCCAGCGGCAACCGGGGCAGGGTCGGGGCCGCCGGAGGCGCGGCATCCGGCGGGCAGGCCTGCAGGTCGCGGGCGGCCTGTGCGGCGGGCAGGCGCAGCGCCGGCTCTGGGTTCATCAGCCCGCGCAGCACGTTCGCAGCCGCGGCGGGCAGCCGCATTTCGTATGCGAACGTGCGGATTAAGCTTTCGGCCTTGCCCGCGTCCAGCTCGATCAGCGCGGTCACCGGGAACAGCGAGGCCAGCATCACTGCGCCCAGCGCGTAACGGTCGCTCTCGAAGCTCGAGTCCCCCCGTCGCTGCTCGGGGGCACAAAAGCCCGGGGTGCGCAGGTGCGCAGGCGGATCCTCGCCGGGCTGCCACGCCCCCTCGAGGTCGATCAGCCGCAGGTCTTCTCCGTGGGCATCGGTGACCATCACGTTCATCACCGACAGGTCCCCCAGCACTACGCCCCGGGCGTGCGCGGCTGCGACCGCCTCGGCCAACCGTGTCCACAGGTGCAGCAGCGTATGCGCGTACGCCTGCCGAGCCGCCGCGCTGCGGTCGTTGGTCAGGATCGGATTTTTCCAGGTGGTGAACTGCCCCAGGTGCATGCCGGGCAAGTATTCCTCGACCAGAAAAGCGTGTTCCCACTCGTTGAAAAATGCCAGCGGACGCGGGGCCACCCGGAGATCTGCGAGCCGCTGCAGCAGGCGGTACTCGCGGCGCAGGTGCGCCACCGCGTCCTGACCGTGCCGGTCCTGGGAGGTGTGCGGGCGGGCCTC harbors:
- a CDS encoding ATP-binding cassette domain-containing protein yields the protein MRRVPWFALEVRRAPVTLARVLWHSHPALTLFAAAWTVWLGVQPALSALALGRLVAGLDAGASLADLGAPLAAVVGLLIANVSLGAVAGALLAALAWRVDRAVGARLLRSAAQPWPLDRLEDPRTLDRWATVRGESGGLSAGSAVSLLVTVSGRRLAALSGAVLLATWALWLPLWVLAALLPLRLWLLREIRLYQESVELGSTGLRRAAYFRDLALQPAAAREVRVFGLSGWVQGRFGRAANAALARAWQRRGRNRTHMLLSALTAALGFGVTAALLVESVLTANLDIGRLTALLQGAFVMLALVDGLENDLQVGRALLPFRALSALPSGCEEDADGAEAAPALRRDLRLEAVRFRYPGAERDALNIAALRLEAGQVVALVGPNGAGKSTLTRLLAGLYRPRSGRLEVDGVDLAGVPLEAWRQRVAVVFQDFVRWELSVRENLQLGCPGYALSDAALWELLRAAGAEDSVRALPAGLDTVLSCRFAQGRELSGGQWQRIAIARALAAVRGGARLLILDEPTAALDVRAETEFYARFLELTRGVTTVLVSHRYATVRLADRVLVIGRGRLLEDGPREALLCTGGWFARMARRQAADFDVAP
- the lanKC gene encoding class III lanthionine synthetase LanKC — protein: MEKPERFYFFMLVSPEHYESFDRYVPGAEYLEVVRGLLPAHWTLQRAKVWFQAAPEQLRLPVQGWKIHVSARLEDARAVLTRTAAICVSRGVAFKFALDARVLNLMNSKGWSRAQGAKFLTLYPTSRTEFAGLLEEMYAALREFRGPYILSDRRYRDAQVLHYRYGGIAGESMLNPQGDRTAVLRAPAGDRVPDVRAPYWHLPEWESEPFAPPPENGEDDALLDCRYRVEGALGFSMSGGVYLATDLDSDHLVVIKEARPHTSQDRHGQDAVAHLRREYRLLQRLADLRVAPRPLAFFNEWEHAFLVEEYLPGMHLGQFTTWKNPILTNDRSAAARQAYAHTLLHLWTRLAEAVAAAHARGVVLGDLSVMNVMVTDAHGEDLRLIDLEGAWQPGEDPPAHLRTPGFCAPEQRRGDSSFESDRYALGAVMLASLFPVTALIELDAGKAESLIRTFAYEMRLPAAAANVLRGLMNPEPALRLPAAQAARDLQACPPDAAPPAAPTLPRLPLERIVSQLLASMDPSRPDRLFPADPGVFFTHPLSVAYGASGVAHALLRINGEVPPELRAWMLQASCHPERCAPGLYCGLSGIGWVMLDLGLEDVGLRLLDEAAAHPLRASLPGVFAGLAGQGLADLYAHICTDRAPLLKRALSAAETLLGRAHDGAQGLHWTDEEGRPNLGYAHGTSGIALFLLYLWRVSGRDDLLEAARRALVYCVSCLQPTRGDALGVPRPDEDPGRQVVTHYWQDGSAGVATALLRYQHATADRRFEAATRALLGDVSRRFTAFPGLFQGLAGLGNTLLDAYQMLGDPGYLTAAQEVADGLSLFALERPHGLAFPGEQLLRVSYDYGTGAAGIALYLDRLEAAARGETVANFNFLLDVLLPETASLPPSGCGAGSLEVS